From a region of the Trichoderma atroviride chromosome 6, complete sequence genome:
- a CDS encoding uncharacterized protein (EggNog:ENOG41~TransMembrane:3 (i12-39o45-64i85-104o)), with protein sequence MKETERQHATYIIWYTVAKHAVGILVLLWMWFVLIGLFAANFPKLAPATIVAQVAAIVMTSNELQVRQIGSEEVIAQGEAVYPPFIIFPYRLAIVLLGVLIAYFRTIFPYPILEASQLRGDVAKAICKLANYNACMQQLTLGRLYGHVVEDQRNDQRNDRRQQTAATANADRT encoded by the exons ATGAAAGAGACTGAGAGACAGCATGCTACTTACATCATTTGGTATACTGTTGCAAAGCATGCCGTGGGCATCCTAGTTCTTCTATGGATGTGGTTTGTCCTCATTGGACTGTTTG CAGCCAACTTTCCGAAGCTTGCCCCGGCAACCATAGTAGCCCAAGTCGCAGCCATTGTAATGACATCCAATGAGTTGCAGGTTCGTCAAATTGGTAGTGAAGAGGTGATAGCCCAAGGAGAGGCCGTTTACCCACCTTTCATTATCTTTCCCTACCGTCTTGCGATTGTGTTACTGGGTGTGCTTATAGCTTACTTCCGGACAATCTTTCCGTATCCAATTTTGGAGGCTTCACAACTACGAGGCGACGTTGCTAAAGCCATCTGCAAATTGGCCAATTACAACGCCTGCATGCAGCAGCTGACTCTTGGACGCCTGTACGGCCATGTTGTCGAGGATCAACGCAATGATCAACGCAATGATCGGCGCCAGCAGACGGCTGCAACAGCGAATGCCGACCGAACATAG
- a CDS encoding uncharacterized protein (EggNog:ENOG41) produces MASLPKTYKAVVIDKANDPFRLRDVNLTRPSDTEVLVKVLACGVCYTDISICSGERGDVFPRVPGHELVGDVVDVGSAVKTWNIGDRVGGAFHAGHDSTCRQCRKGLVQQCENAAISGLHRDGGYAEFVLLRSEAIVRVPREMDPAEVAPLLCAGVTVFNGIRNQRVPQGALVAVQGLGGLGHLAVQYASKMGYQVVVLSSGDDKADFAKRLGARSYINTKSGGDVSAQLNDLGGADLIVQTAPSPQALTALIGGLGSNGILLSLSNVGHVDIDTGRLIAKQASIQGSRTGGPLDCEEAIQFTLDHDIHCMVDRYPFAEVGKAVDSLTAGRPRFRNVLLM; encoded by the coding sequence ATGGCAAGCCTTCCCAAAACCTACAAAGCTGTCGTAATCGACAAAGCCAACGATCCCTTTCGCTTACGAGATGTGAATTTGACAAGGCCTTCTGATACAGAGGTTTTGGTCAAGGTCTTAGCATGTGGAGTTTGTTACACTGATATATCCATTTGTTCTGGCGAACGGGGAGACGTATTCCCGCGCGTTCCCGGCCACGAGCTCGTCGGCGACGTGGTTGATGTGGGTAGTGCGGTGAAAACCTGGAACATTGGTGACCGGGTCGGGGGAGCCTTCCACGCTGGACATGATTCAACTTGTCGTCAATGCCGAAAAGGCCTTGTTCAACAGTGTGAGAATGCGGCAATCAGCGGTTTGCACAGAGATGGAGGATATGCCGAGTTTGTCTTGCTGCGTAGCGAAGCAATCGTGCGTGTTCCAAGGGAAATGGACCCAGCTGAAGTGGCACCACTTCTTTGCGCGGGTGTGACGGTTTTTAATGGCATTCGAAACCAACGTGTGCCGCAAGGAGCCTTGGTGGCAGTTCAAGGCCTGGGTGGCCTTGGCCACCTTGCTGTACAGTACGCTTCCAAGATGGGCTACCAAGTCGTGGTCCTCTCGTCCGGGGATGACAAGGCAGATTTTGCGAAGCGGCTCGGAGCGCGATCTTACATCAACACAAAGTCAGGTGGCGACGTTTCAGCACAACTCAACGACTTGGGCGGCGCAGACCTGATTGTCCAAACAGCGCCAAGCCCCCAGGCGCTGACTGCCCTTATCGGGGGACTTGGTTCCAATGGCATTTTACTAAGCCTGTCTAACGTTGGTCACGTCGACATTGATACAGGTCGACTTATTGCGAAGCAGGCCAGTATCCAAGGATCGCGTACGGGAGGTCCACTTGATTGCGAGGAAGCAATTCAGTTTACGTTGGATCACGACATTCATTGCATGGTTGATCGATACCCATTTGCCGAGGTAGGCAAAGCAGTAGACAGCTTGACTGCCGGAAGGCCAAGATTTCGGAATGTGTTATTAATGTAG